Part of the Prionailurus bengalensis isolate Pbe53 chromosome B3, Fcat_Pben_1.1_paternal_pri, whole genome shotgun sequence genome is shown below.
CCCCCATCTCCAGAAAACTGCCCACCAGGACCCAACTTCCAGGGGGTTCCTCTCCTTCTGAGAACACGGAGGAGCTGCAAACTCACACTACCATTGCATTTATAACCTGTGACACACATAGTTCCCAGAGAAGGAGGGCTTGCTCTAGTTATTACTCGACTCAATTAACTTGTTGTCTTCATCAGTATCCCATTGGCATATGCTCTTCATTCACTTGGTAAGGTTAACAAGAGTTCCAACTGATGATTGTATAGTCATACACCAGTAACTCAGCTATCCCAACATGGGACTATAAGTCATAATCCTTCCCCAGTCCTACTTCCAACCAAGGCTGACTGCCTTAGCCACTCAACTCACACTAGATGATTAATCGGATAAACAGAGGCCTTGGATACCATACTGCCAGTGCTAAACAATATCGTAAATAATCAAGATATCATAGAGAAATGGAGGGAGCCTAGTCCCTCTTTATCTCTCAGGTGTGTGGAAATGAGGGCCTAGGAATGGATTCCATGCATGAAGACTGGGACTTTGGCTGTAAAGAGGCTCGCCACACACTGGGTTACTGGAGAGCACCCAGCTTGTGATTGGTTCTAGATACCCATTTCCTACTTACTTCCCAGAGAATCATGCATCGTGGCTTCCTGAGCACAAACACAATTCAAACAATGACTTGCTCTCTAAAGAGCATTAATCCCTTAATGTGCGGCCCCtcacaataaaagaaatgaaattaccTTCCTTCAGACAGAAACTCACCTTCCAACTCTCTTCAACCACTGAGATTCTATAGGGATggtgctttttccttttccagcaaATTCAGGTTTCCAGGAGTTCTACCCTTTCGGCCAGGTGGAAAGAGACTAGTTAAAGACGCTGATGTGGACCTTTTAGACCCAGGAGAAATTCCAAATGGAAGCTCTTTAAAGAGAGAACTGTCCCACTTACTGCTATGTGTGTGACCATTCCACACAGGTTAAAGAAGATGGTGATTCCTACACCTCACAGGGAGGTCAGCCTGCAGGGGCATAGCTGGTTCGCAAACATATGCCTGTGGCCTGAGGCCCTTCTGTGATGTTGGTCAAAATTAACTGATTTCATCCCTTTCTTGGCCAAGTCAAAACCAACGGGGGCTGCCGAGACACAGCTgcacctcctcccagcccctttcTAGTTTCACCATCCTTCTCCATGGCCCAGAGAACACGGAGATGAAATCCAGCCTCCGGTCAGGGGATTACACTTGGTAGAGAAGACCTACTCAGAAGGAGTCTATCCTGTTGGGAAAGACAGCAAAAGGGGTTTGGAGGTTTCTCCAACAACCATAATGAGGACTGGCAAGGCTTCTGACTTCAACAACAGTTCCAACTAATGAAATACAGACtaaagaactaaacaaaattgGGATATGAGCAAAACTCTGGGATGCATTTGATAGCttatctctcttcccctcatttcactctctttttcttccttactaTCAGTTTTAAAAGGTAGTCCCCAAGCTGCACAAAACTCATTCacgcctctccccctccctccactaaAACAATCATCTTTTATGTAAATGTTAGAGTCACTCAACTCCATGCCTTAGAATCATATACTTTGGGGTTAAAAGGCAACATTTTGCAGAAAAGtggtcttaaaaaataaatataaagatacagacTTTAGGATTTGGGTTTTCGCCTAATTGTTCCAAAGAGGAACTGGATAGGGCCCATCAAAAACATCAAAACTCAGATATTTTCTATAACTGGTAAGTTTTGCAATAATGTTGAGTCCTACTGATTAACATAAGACAGAGAACTCTCAGATTTAACTCTTTCATATACACGTAGTAGGGGGcaatatgtacttttaaaaagtctgagGTTTCCCTTCCTaaataacagataaaaaaaatattttaaaaatacatgaatggcCTTATTTCAGGTTGTTACCTACTCCCATTATAAAGCTATACATTGTCTGAGGATTGAGTCTTAACTCTGGAGTCCTGAGGACCTGTCATAAAGCAACAGATTAGAATAAAGTCTTTCCAGAGCAGCGTCACAGTTACACTTACTCTACTTTTAAGTCCTCTGCTTGCTGAAAATTCTTTATCAAAAAGTGTTAGAAAAAATTAACACTTTAAACATGTCCTCCTTTCTAAAAGCCCCATCTCTCAACAGAGTGGCCAAGCTAAACAGACTGAAGAAATTTAAGAAGTCAGCTACTGTGTGTAGagaatttctctctcccactACAAAGCATTCTCAGAATTCTGTTTGTTAGTATTTATTTGTGCTCTAGAGAATAGGGTGACAGGGGAAGCAGAGGACTTTGATTTCATTGTTTGCTTTTAAGAATTTGGACAGGGAGAGATTAAGGAAAGGATGATCTCTGAGGATTCGCTGGGCTATGAAATTCTCAGTAATTACATGTGCTTCCACAAATAATATTTGGTCCCTACAGTTCAATGATTGCAGAAATTTAATAGGAGAAGAGTAAATGGTTAGacagcaaaaatatctttttagCCATTTTGTGCTAATGGAACAAAGAAACGCCAGTGCAGGATGAAATGTAACAATGTCCAGGATTTCAAAAGTGACCAGACAAAAAGAGGCACATGGAGGTGACAGGAACAGGTCCCTCAGGTCCCTGATGCACCAGAACCAGGATGCCAAAGAAAGTAAGTACAGAGATGCTCATGGCAAAAATAAAGAGTGTTTGTTGTCCCAGGGAGCTTGCTAGGGCCTGACAGCTCCATTTTAAGAGAAAGCCAGAAGTTaataataaacaggaaaaataaataagcaaggcTTTAGCTGACTGGAGAACAGCTcagtagaaaattattttataaagattagACTCACTTAGCTAAGGCAGGATTCAACTTCATGCTGAAAGAGTGCTCGCTCCGTTTATCTCATGATTAGATGATGTGCAGCGAGTTTGCTTTTCGCTGCCCAAACAGATAGTCTCTAAAATCATTTCTAATTTCTTACAAGGTAGATAAACGCTGGCCAGTGTAATCCTCTACAAAACGcactgaaatataaaacaatggtGGTGTGATGCTGCTCGGTCCACAACATCCTACCCTCCGTGGGGCTTCGCtcccaggggaagagaaggtacaggCTGTACGGCCCTTTGTTGGTGACACGGGTGCTACCGTGAGGAGCCCTGATCGAGTTCCTGCTCCCGTAGGGAGGACAGGTTTGGTGTCAGACACCTGCACAAGAAAGGGATGAGCCAAAGGAAACATCATGAGGAAGAGGACTCCTCAGAGCAGGCAAAGGACTTCGAAATCCCAGAATCATAGGATATCTTTGATTGGCAAGTCAACTCCCCTGCACTCAATCCTGGGTCAATGGGCAGGGCCCCTCACGGCCTGGAATTCCTCACAGGGAATCCTGGGGGAGGGTGGCATCGTCCACCCCAGAAGGGCAGAGTCCTCCCAAAGCACCCTAGGACTGACCTGCAGGAAGGGAATTATCACTTCCCAGCTTCTAAAATCATCATCTCACTCCACAGAAGAGGCCTAAATGGCTCAGAGCAGACAGAAGCCTTCTAAGAAACAGATGGAAAGTATCTCAGAGGCAAAAATGAAAtgtgccaaaaaataaataaagtaataaataaattgaatcattCCTCAAAATTCTAAGGCAGTAACAGACTCAACACAAGGAATAAGAAACAAGGAGGTACAGACAACCACAGTGGTCCCCTCTCTGCCCAAGGCCCAGCCACCCCACCGTTTTGGCTACTGACTGAAGCTCCCCTATCCTCCCATGGCACTCCTGGGCCTCATGACTAATACAGTGGGAAGGCTGTGACCCGGAAAACGCAAGCTTTGGCCTGGTAAAGACAAATCCCATCAGCAGCAACAGTGAAGTTTCATTACCACCTTTTCTAAGAGACTTCGAACACCGAAAGCTTTAAACCCTCAATGCAAGAAACCTAAATCCAGAAACTTGAAGTCAGATTGTTTCTGaagaaaaattactaaataacACTCCTACCCTCGAGATAAAAAAGAATGGTGGGGAATCtggagtggtttttgttttttaaccttgtCTCTCAGATTATACCCCTTCTTTGattatacaaaaaataataattcagtaaCATTTGACTTGCAAAGATGTGGATTCTGAGATCAATCTAGTACCTAATTTCTACCCTTTCCCCTTCAATTGCCAGCACCCTTGCTAAGGGACACTACCTCTTGAAGCAGGAAGTGACGGAGGCAGTTTCTCCCCTCTGGATCTTAGACTACGTGATCGTCACTTAGACTGCATGGACGTTCTTGCCGTGAGGGCAAGGACACAGGCGTGGGAAAGGCAAGAGGAGGGCACGAGGCGGAGTCGAACAATCTGGACTACTAACACCCCTCCAAAGGCAGTGAGGGCTCCCGGCCTGTGCTACAGACCAAGAAGAACCAGCAGGCGGGAATATGGCAGTGGTGAGAGGCTGGACAGAGCTTTCTCCATCCAAAACACTGGGTTCCTGCATGGACAATGTGCTTTTCCTCTTCCAGCACTTTCAAAAGATGAAGACTGGGTGCCACTAAACACATCTGCAATATAGgctgtgggagaggagagagcagcAACTGGAATAATACCTCGTACCAAAAcaagcctatttttaaaagacaacacCCAACTACCCTTTAGGCTTTTGCCCAATGGGCTCCTTCACGGAGGGACGTGGCCGGAGTCTGAAGCAAGAGGAGCGTGAGTCAAGGACCACAGAACAGGAGCACTACACCACCACCTGCAGAAGCCGAGAAGGGGGAAAAGCTACATGGGGTCAACAGTCAGGCATGCCAGGCAGGACGTGAGGGTCAGGAGCCTCACGCTCAACTTTTAGCTCTTGCCTATCCAAAACGAGAGGCACCAGCTGGCAGCCTGCTCCAGCCAGCAAATACCCGCCTGCCTCCTGTCCCGGCGGGCCTTCAGCTAGTGTAGTAGATGTGGAAGTAGAGAGTCTTGTTGCGGAGCAGGGAGTAGGAGTTGTCGAACTTGAGCAGGTAGATGCCCTCGCCAGGGTAGTCGTGGCTGCCAGCCTGCACGTCCCGGTGGCTGTCTCGCCGGTACACGGGCATGACTTCCCCATAGCGACCTCGAAGGGAGCTCCTGGAGCCTCTCTCTACGTCTCCAACTGGGACAGGGTCTGCATAAGCAAAATGGCACAGTGTTGGGATATGACTTCAGAGACTGAGTAATCCGACctcaagagaaaagaatggaCCAGGTGACTTAGTGGCGTTTAGCCGGGGGAATGCTCTTACCCTCCTCCCGGAATTTGGAGATGTCTGCTGACCTTTTGGCCATCAGAGAAACTAGTGGGTGATACTGCATTTAGTGCCCGAGTGTCCAGGAGCACTTAACATCAGGATAGTACCTGCCCAGCAAAGAAGCATCCCACCCCAAATGCCAATAATGTCTCCACTGAGAAACAATGATTTAGCCTTATACAGCCCACCTAGTTCCGGAAGTGTCTGGACATCTCcaagagggagaaaatatttcgAAGGGAAGATTCTGACATCTCTTCATTcaacaggagaaagaaacagcTAATGGAGGTAGGAAATACAAACACACTGAACAGAGTGACCCAGAACTTCTACTTGGCCTCCTAAAGAACAGCTAAGTAAGACACAAGGTTCCCCCCACTGCCTAAAAACCTGAAGATTTCCCTGCAGACTTGCCTTTCCACGAAGAAGCAAGGGATTGATTTTTAAGATTATATAGAAAAATCAAGATGCTTGGAACCTACTTAGAACCTACTCAtactattgtaaaaaaaaaaaaaaaaaaaaaagcctctgagTCATCCTGAGTAGGCATTGCAAATAACAACTGGAATAGAGCACAGAAACTATGTTTAAAACTACTCTGGGCCTATTTTGCAATATTTACAGATATTAAGTCACTACGTGGTACATTTCAAACTAATATGatgttatacatcaattatatctcaataaagattaTTTAGGTTAAAAAAACCTGCTCTGGGCATGAAATGAAGGAAGTAAACAGTAGTCGGCCAACTGTGACAGGCTGGAGAGGAGTACAGTCAGCAATGTGCAATCACCCAGTTTGGTTCCAGACTAAGAACAATGGCAAAAATATCCCAAACTatgagagaaatataaaataatctcgGTTTATACATGATCTATATACTGCAGCACTGACCCACCCCTTTCCTGCCCATCCCATCCCTTTCCCCAAGGAGATGTTGGGGAAACAGCTGGATACtgattaaaagcaaaagaagCTTTCCACTAAGGCACCAATACCAACCCCACCAGAATGTTCTTTGAGGGTCAGACTTTGGCCTGTACCACTCAGTTTAGCTTACAGTGCTGAAAGCAGGATTCCTCGCCTGCATTCTAAGGAAGGGAAGGACTGGTATAATACGGGAAGTGGTCATTAGAAACTGGGTTGAGCCAGAAGAAGCAAATTGCAAATTATgctaaaattaaatttaccttcaatctcttcctcctcttcttcatcttCATCCTCATCCTCACTGGAATCACTGACCTGCACAGTTATGTCAGTGCTGGTTACAGGGGTCCAGTCAAAATAAACTCCAAAGCCAATGTCATAGTCATCAGTCGCAAACTCCCAGCAAACACGCTTCCCCTCTGGATGGGTAGGTACCCGGATGGTCACCACCTCACCCCGCTTCACCACCAGACGGCTGTTCTTCTCTTTGCCCAGCTTGCTTTTGAATTCCTTCATCTTGGTAAAGGTCCAGATGCACGGAGGAGCCATCAGAGGTGGGGACACTAAAAGGACAAGCAGCTTACTACTGAGAAACCAAGAGAAAATACAGCCAAATCTGGCATTTTGCTTAGGCAGGGTGTCATAGTCAAAGACATTCTTTCTACTTCCTGGCTTCTTTGACTGCCTTTCACAAGTCACCTTCTTAGTTTCCTTCCATCTGTCTGCCTGTCTTTATTTAAGCACCCACGGGGAACAAAGAAACTATCTTCCATACCCCCAAAGGTCTCACCTTTCCTGTGATCCCCCAGGAGATCTGCAGATTCCAAATCAGCTGAAAGGATATCTATAGCTCCTGTGTGCTCAGACTGGATCATAACGATGTCCCCGGACCTTTGTGGAACTTGGTACTTGGCCATCTGCACAATGGAAATCTGATTAGAGCACTTACTAGCATGGCAGATTCCAATTAGCCTCCTTCCCAAGGGGGCTGCCCACCCCTGCCCTATTGCCTCTACTTTCCatcagctcaaagcctgatgtGCTatgttccctcctcccttttgcAGCTCTCCCACTCCAGACCCTTTATAAAATCCTTGCCCGTGAATTTCCTCCAAGCTTGCTACTGACTTCTGCACCAATAGTGTTTCTGTGCCACACCGTGACCTGCACAGCACCTCCCTGTGGCCCCTCTCATGACAGCGCTTGCATCCGGGGTTTAGCCCGGCTCTGACTCTGCCACACAGCCTCCCGCTACAATCCCCACTCCCAGGCTACCTCCAGATCCCTGTCAATCAAGTCACCAAAGCACTGCAGAGAGAGCCTGTGGTTTATATTCTCTGTCCCTGGCTTATCCACGGCACATCCGGGATGTCCCATGCCACTGACTGTCACATCCACTAACAGTGTTCTGTAAACAATTGTCATTTCAcctgttttaatgtatttaaacagTCCATTTGCTGCCAGATATCTAACCTCCACGGAAGAGTACAAGCATCCCTTGAAATTCGAAGCCCTCGCTAACCAACCCATGGCAGGAGGCTGCAGTCTCTCTCTAGCGGGTTTCACATGAAACCACTCAGATCAGTGCTCCCGTTTCTTGTTTTTATGCCATAACTTCTTGATCCTTCTCCAAGCAGTCAGCAGGCAACTCAAGAAATGTACACCCACTGGCCACACGGGACAGCATACCAGTGAGATGGCTATCCAGTTAAGAAACCAGAATTATATTTgcaagaaagaaattttgaattCATCCCAGACTATATTCTCATAATATCTCTTTCTGAAGATATTACCTCTATTGCCAAATGAGGTGAATCAGACTTTGGCTAACCTGCTTACATGAGTCTTTCCTTTTCCACAAGGCTAAACAAAGGATTTAGTTTGCAACATATTAGCAGCACAGCATTAGTAAAGTCACCAACAGATCTTggcttcagttccctcatctgtaaaatgggaacataaTGGTACCTGTCTCATAGGTTTGTTCTCAGAAGCAAATGAAGTATTGTGGATAAAAATGCTTCGTAAAGCAAATGTAATGATAATGTTTGGCATTGTCTTTATTGACCATAATACCATTAGTCATTATAATATATGTGTTAGTAACAATACAAACAACTCCTTCCTCCATGGCAGGGAGATTACTGCTATCTACACCACTTCTATGGAACCTTGACCATAAATCCTGAGTAGATCTACCACAAAAAAACTGAAGCTAAAACACGATCCCATGGTTGAAGACTCTTCACATCCAGAGGATGTCAGACGCCACATGAGCATCCATTCTAACACTTCATTTCTTGAGTAGCTGCTAGTTCAGTGATGGGCCCTGAGGGTGACACACATGACcattctccaaataaataaaactgagacGCCCCAATGCTTTCTAGGTCCAACCCATCCACACACATCTAGATTCTGGTGCCACACACCGCTCCTCCCGAAGAGACTGCGACATTGCCCTCCCTACCTTGTTGAGGACCTGGGCCTGGTCTGCAGGCAGCGATTCCTGCTCCACCAAGGCCTGCGCCTCCAAGGCACCAGCTGTCTTTCGCAGATCTTCGGTGGCATCCTCACTCGCTCGAGATACCGTCTGTGGCCTCTCAGAAGAAGACAGCATGTCAATTCAAGGACTCTTTCAAAGGGCACAGTAGTCTTGGagaaacttagaaataaaacaacCTTCAAGGGACATCTCCCAACCTCTGCTTTCCTCTGGCATTTGGGTCCACTGTCAGTTTAGCTGACCACTGCCCTGGGCTGACTTGGCCCACAATAAAGCGGTGACAGCGTGTGACGGCCCAGGACTGATGAAgccaggccccaggttctgagaaCCATGGCGAACACGCAGGTCAGTCATCTGAATTTTGTTCTCTGGGACCCACACCATCTGCTCCACACAGGATTTCAACAAAAGTCAGAATCCCAGTTCTGTTCTACACATAAAACTTGTTAGAAGCAAACAGAGGAGGCCTCGCCAGGGCCAGAAATCAATCACCAAAACACAGGGGGCGCAAACTGATTAGCAAGGCAATCCCTCTCCAGTCAGGCTGGGAGCAGTCTTTCAGTCTTTCGCCTCACACCATCCTCCAGATCACACTGGCTAATAAAAGAAGgtcatcattttctttccctttttaagcACGTTAATCTATTATCCCAATGACTTAAGGCCTGACAATTTGAATACTtttaaagaagcagaggaataatTTCggctctcttccctttcccctggcttctggaaagaccacaaagtGAGCTAGGTGCCAGGGCAATGGCACAATACCCCAGGTCTCTTGGAAATCTGTTGTCAACAAAAGGTGGCATGGGATTCTTTAGAGCAGCAGTCATCAGAGTTCAGTGTGAGGACCGCTGGGGCTCTTCAGActttttttataataattctaAAACGTGATTGCCTTTTTTGATTTCCATCTTCTCAAGAGAATACATCAGAGTTTTCCAGTATAGGACACGAGATGTTGCAACAGAATGTATGGGGAAGCAGATCTAAGAATCCAACTGTCTTTGTGAAGCCAGACATGAAAGAGAGTTACAACATCTCTCTTCTCactaaattatttctgttttggaaaacagttgttttccattaaaaacatattatttatgtttacGTGCAAtgagttcattatttttatttttaaatcaataactattttttaatttttcagttttaatttctaatatagtaaACATTGACAGAGATAAACTACAGGAAAAATTCTTTGGGATTCTCAATAACTTTGAATTGTGTaaaggtttgagaaccactgctttcaAGCATCATTTCCCCactgagtaaatgaatggaaaacagTACCAGAGACAATATGGGGAAACAGGACTTATTTGGTGTTCattagtttctttctctcttcttttttaaattataaacaagaaaaagcaCTCCTAGTTTACAAATTACCTCTTTTCAGATAAAATAGAGCCATCTT
Proteins encoded:
- the TMED8 gene encoding protein TMED8; this encodes MSERQAAGGPAGRAGESPGVEGSQAAASENEDLENTKVTSLVASASDPESHSSPYRPQTVSRASEDATEDLRKTAGALEAQALVEQESLPADQAQVLNKMAKYQVPQRSGDIVMIQSEHTGAIDILSADLESADLLGDHRKVSPPLMAPPCIWTFTKMKEFKSKLGKEKNSRLVVKRGEVVTIRVPTHPEGKRVCWEFATDDYDIGFGVYFDWTPVTSTDITVQVSDSSEDEDEDEEEEEEIEDPVPVGDVERGSRSSLRGRYGEVMPVYRRDSHRDVQAGSHDYPGEGIYLLKFDNSYSLLRNKTLYFHIYYTS